From a region of the Enterobacter sp. JBIWA008 genome:
- a CDS encoding glycosyltransferase, whose translation MRILMIIDGLPGGGAEKTVLTLSRGLIEMGHQVSLFSLRKVCDYAIPEGIDYQVVQDTCKKPWRKLTEIPRRAQLLDQAIERAERSGKFDVVFSHLHKTDRIVAHCRALERDKVWFCVHGMFSFSYLRHRSGLSRWFKHLKIRHTYENRNVVAVSGAVLKDLSETLALNLRRKAVIHNPFDIPEIQRLADEPFEMQGKDYIIHVGRFHEHKRHDRLLRAFALSKIDTTLVMMGNGSEAQIQKLKQLAVELGIENKTVFRPFDSNPYPWIKGARLLVLSSDCEGFGNVLVEAIICQTPPVSTNCPGGPAEILTGALARGLAELNDASLAKTLSDIYTAPPVVGDATIASFGISAICQQYIALVDNQK comes from the coding sequence ATGCGCATCCTAATGATTATTGATGGTTTACCCGGTGGAGGAGCCGAAAAAACGGTTCTTACACTCTCCCGCGGGTTAATAGAAATGGGGCATCAGGTCTCTCTATTCTCTCTGCGGAAAGTGTGCGACTACGCCATCCCGGAAGGCATCGATTATCAGGTTGTTCAGGACACATGTAAAAAACCGTGGCGAAAGCTGACGGAGATCCCACGCCGCGCCCAATTGCTGGATCAGGCGATTGAGCGGGCTGAACGCAGCGGCAAATTTGATGTGGTTTTCTCTCATCTGCACAAAACCGACCGCATTGTGGCGCACTGCCGCGCGCTGGAACGTGACAAAGTATGGTTTTGCGTGCATGGCATGTTCTCGTTCTCCTATCTTCGCCATCGCAGCGGACTTTCGCGCTGGTTTAAACATCTTAAAATTCGTCATACCTACGAAAACCGCAACGTTGTCGCCGTCTCAGGCGCCGTGTTGAAAGATCTTTCCGAGACGCTGGCACTCAATCTTCGACGCAAAGCGGTTATCCATAATCCTTTCGATATTCCTGAAATTCAGCGTCTGGCGGATGAACCCTTCGAGATGCAGGGAAAGGATTATATTATTCATGTTGGCCGCTTCCATGAGCACAAACGCCATGACCGTCTTTTACGTGCGTTCGCCCTGAGTAAAATTGACACAACGCTGGTCATGATGGGCAATGGTTCGGAAGCGCAAATTCAAAAACTCAAGCAGCTGGCTGTCGAGCTGGGTATTGAAAACAAAACGGTTTTCCGCCCGTTCGATTCCAATCCCTATCCCTGGATTAAAGGGGCACGCCTTTTAGTGTTAAGTTCTGACTGCGAAGGTTTTGGTAATGTGCTGGTTGAAGCCATTATCTGCCAGACGCCACCGGTCAGTACAAATTGCCCCGGAGGCCCCGCCGAAATACTTACCGGAGCCTTGGCACGCGGTCTGGCAGAGTTAAATGACGCGTCACTGGCAAAAACGCTGTCGGATATTTATACCGCCCCGCCGGTCGTTGGCGATGCAACCATCGCGTCGTTCGGCATCAGTGCCATTTGCCAGCAATATATTGCTCTGGTCGACAATCAAAAATAA
- a CDS encoding polysaccharide deacetylase family protein produces the protein MNKPAFIITIDTEGDNLWQNHRVIKTENARYLARFQTLCERFGFKPVWLTNYEMAIEPVFIEFARDAIARGQGEVGMHLHAWNSPPEHDLTGDDWRWQPYLIEFSDEVMREKVLFMTRLLEKTFQTKMLSHRAGRWAFDSRYAKLLVELGYQVDCSVTPRVNWRNAKGAPQGNGGTNYQHFPDHAYFMDLDNISRAGNSPLLEVPMSIQYKHPAWLNTIKQGYDRLRGKYRSPSVNWLRPSGGNAAQMIQVAQQCLSQGSEYVEFMLHSSEFMPGGSPTFKDEAAIEGLYQDLETLFSWLSDKTVGMTLAEFYSHKNSAG, from the coding sequence ATGAACAAACCAGCGTTTATCATCACAATTGATACTGAGGGCGATAATCTCTGGCAAAATCACCGCGTCATTAAAACGGAAAACGCGCGCTATCTGGCGCGTTTCCAGACGCTTTGTGAGCGTTTCGGCTTTAAGCCCGTGTGGCTGACCAATTACGAGATGGCGATCGAGCCCGTTTTCATCGAATTCGCCAGGGACGCGATCGCCCGCGGTCAGGGCGAGGTGGGAATGCACCTGCATGCCTGGAATAGCCCACCGGAACACGATCTCACGGGAGACGACTGGCGCTGGCAGCCTTATCTGATTGAATTTTCGGATGAGGTGATGCGCGAGAAAGTGCTGTTCATGACCCGCCTGCTGGAAAAGACCTTCCAGACCAAAATGTTAAGCCACCGAGCCGGACGTTGGGCATTTGACAGTCGCTACGCAAAATTGCTCGTTGAACTGGGTTACCAGGTTGATTGCTCCGTGACGCCGAGGGTGAACTGGCGCAACGCGAAAGGTGCGCCGCAGGGTAATGGTGGAACGAATTATCAGCATTTCCCCGATCACGCCTATTTTATGGATTTAGATAATATTTCCAGGGCGGGCAATAGCCCATTACTCGAAGTGCCGATGAGCATTCAGTATAAACACCCGGCGTGGTTGAACACGATCAAACAGGGTTACGACAGGCTTCGCGGTAAATACCGCTCTCCCTCGGTCAACTGGCTAAGACCGTCCGGTGGGAATGCGGCGCAAATGATTCAGGTCGCACAGCAATGTCTGTCTCAAGGAAGTGAGTACGTGGAGTTTATGCTTCATTCGTCGGAATTTATGCCAGGCGGAAGTCCTACGTTTAAAGATGAGGCGGCGATCGAAGGGTTGTATCAGGATTTAGAAACGCTCTTTAGCTGGTTATCCGATAAGACGGTGGGGATGACGCTGGCGGAGTTTTATTCCCATAAAAATAGCGCCGGGTAA
- the rfaQ gene encoding putative lipopolysaccharide heptosyltransferase III, whose translation MMMNNLPDTPDLRILLIKLRHHGDMLLTTPVIDSLRQKWPQAQIDVLLYEETRDMLAAHPAIGTIYGIDRKWKQLGTLKHLQKEWQLLCALRNQHYHLVINLADQWRSAIVTRFTGAPVRLGFAFNKRNSAFWRFCHTDLVSVAGHKSLHTVEQNLSILSPLPVIPQPAVTMAYTAEDWDHARQRLTQSGVDESYIVIQPTSRWFFKCWSEDKMAQTITALQQDGHTVVLTAGPDNKELAMIDRILAATPKTGVVSLAGQLTLRQLASLIDHASLFIGVDSVPMHMAAALQTPCVALFGPSKLTFWSPWQVKGEVIWAGDYGPLPDPDAIDTRTKERYLDSIPVDAVVSAARRYLS comes from the coding sequence ATGATGATGAATAACTTACCTGACACACCTGATTTGCGCATTTTACTGATCAAACTCCGCCATCATGGCGACATGTTGCTGACCACTCCCGTCATTGATTCGTTACGTCAAAAATGGCCGCAGGCGCAGATTGATGTCCTGCTGTATGAAGAAACGCGCGATATGCTCGCCGCGCATCCGGCAATCGGTACAATTTATGGAATCGATCGTAAATGGAAGCAACTGGGCACGCTGAAGCATCTTCAAAAAGAGTGGCAGTTGCTGTGTGCGTTAAGAAATCAGCATTATCATCTGGTGATTAACCTTGCCGATCAATGGCGTAGTGCAATTGTCACCCGCTTCACCGGTGCACCCGTTCGCCTCGGATTCGCGTTTAATAAACGCAACAGTGCATTTTGGCGTTTTTGTCACACCGATCTGGTCTCTGTTGCCGGCCACAAATCCCTGCATACAGTAGAACAAAACCTCTCTATTTTGTCGCCATTACCGGTCATACCGCAGCCTGCCGTCACCATGGCCTACACGGCAGAAGACTGGGATCATGCCCGTCAAAGACTGACGCAGAGCGGGGTGGACGAGAGCTACATCGTGATTCAGCCGACGTCCCGCTGGTTCTTTAAATGCTGGAGCGAAGACAAAATGGCGCAAACCATTACTGCACTGCAGCAGGATGGTCATACGGTTGTGCTCACCGCGGGGCCGGATAATAAAGAGCTGGCGATGATCGATCGCATTCTCGCTGCCACACCTAAGACCGGTGTCGTTTCGCTCGCGGGCCAGTTGACGCTGCGTCAACTGGCGTCGCTTATCGACCATGCCTCGCTGTTTATTGGTGTCGACTCCGTGCCGATGCATATGGCCGCCGCGCTGCAAACGCCCTGCGTGGCATTGTTTGGCCCATCAAAACTGACGTTCTGGTCGCCGTGGCAGGTTAAAGGGGAAGTGATCTGGGCAGGCGATTACGGCCCGCTACCCGATCCAGATGCCATTGATACCAGGACGAAAGAACGCTATCTCGACTCTATTCCCGTCGATGCTGTCGTCTCCGCCGCAAGGAGATACCTGTCATGA
- a CDS encoding glycosyltransferase family 4 protein, whose amino-acid sequence MKHHRLAIVRQKYRPDGGAERFVSRALTALSNQNLELNVITREWQGEKQDDWHIHICNPPKWGRISRERGFAHAARALWQEQQFDIVQSHERIPGCDIYRAGDGVHRRWLLQRARILPAWRAQMLMYDRYHRYVMRAEREMYQAPELKAVICNAEMIKREIVEDFDIDANKIHVIYNSIDSSRFIPAQESQRAILRQQFGLPADAVVFCFVGSGFERKGLASAIRAIAGTSAWLIVVGQDKAEHRYRDLARSLGCEGQIRFLGMQKETLPFYQLSDGLLLPTLYDPFPNVILEAMACGLPVITSESCGGAEFIQQGQNGFYCDALDINTLKEAVAAIPSLEKNNNMGRAARERIKDATPERLSSQLITLYQKLLD is encoded by the coding sequence ATGAAACACCATCGCCTGGCCATTGTTCGCCAAAAATATCGCCCTGATGGCGGTGCGGAACGCTTCGTTTCGCGCGCCCTCACCGCGCTGAGTAATCAGAACCTTGAACTCAACGTCATCACGCGTGAGTGGCAGGGAGAGAAGCAAGACGACTGGCATATTCATATTTGCAACCCTCCAAAGTGGGGTCGCATCAGTCGTGAACGCGGATTTGCACATGCCGCGCGCGCGCTGTGGCAGGAACAGCAGTTTGATATTGTTCAAAGCCATGAGCGCATCCCAGGGTGTGATATCTATCGCGCGGGTGATGGGGTACATCGCCGCTGGCTGCTGCAGCGCGCGCGCATTTTACCCGCCTGGCGAGCGCAAATGCTGATGTATGACCGCTATCACCGCTACGTGATGCGTGCGGAACGGGAAATGTATCAGGCACCGGAGTTAAAAGCCGTAATTTGTAATGCGGAGATGATCAAACGCGAAATCGTTGAAGACTTTGATATTGACGCAAATAAAATTCATGTGATTTATAATTCAATTGATTCCAGCCGCTTCATTCCGGCCCAGGAGTCACAGCGTGCGATTTTGCGCCAACAATTTGGTTTACCAGCCGATGCGGTTGTGTTCTGTTTTGTAGGCTCAGGGTTTGAACGAAAAGGATTGGCCAGCGCCATACGCGCTATCGCGGGAACATCAGCCTGGCTGATTGTGGTTGGACAAGATAAAGCAGAACATCGTTATCGCGACCTCGCCCGCTCGTTAGGCTGCGAGGGGCAAATCCGTTTCCTGGGGATGCAAAAAGAAACTCTGCCTTTTTATCAGCTATCCGATGGTTTACTGTTGCCAACGCTGTATGATCCCTTTCCTAACGTCATTCTTGAAGCCATGGCCTGCGGCTTGCCCGTCATTACTTCAGAGAGTTGCGGTGGTGCAGAGTTTATTCAACAAGGCCAGAACGGATTTTATTGTGACGCACTTGATATCAATACATTGAAGGAAGCGGTAGCAGCCATCCCTTCTCTGGAAAAAAATAACAATATGGGACGAGCGGCACGTGAACGTATAAAAGACGCCACTCCCGAAAGACTGTCAAGTCAGCTTATTACGCTTTATCAAAAATTACTGGATTAA
- a CDS encoding O-antigen ligase family protein, protein MFSINYQRIPFYPFTLFVFLSMIFCGVSRVNTLFHLALGLFIIATIVSNEFRVRFINDRTFLPALGITGAFLIYFSLSNLWAESSQVSSALTHSFYLFIFICLYRQCELHGKKKFVIGAAYAGIVALAILTLIYVDKANIFNNRLSNAFPYAPDNVIDLGGYMALGILLSAILVRETRNVWFYLPVPLLLACLILTQSRGPFLSLVVAATVAFLCKPKWNVKLLLGSVVILLLIGLAFYFSGSIDIFINRAEESSRAGSVRFGIWQHAVEVAKQKAIFGWGFNKELQFINGYGQTVSTTHSLYLATFLKGGIVGLLLLAGMILYAARQSLRHLAADHKAEIAVLVFALMFYITQGMFIISNPREYWVLFWLPFAIIFSAPVKTLLQK, encoded by the coding sequence ATGTTTTCAATTAATTACCAACGCATTCCGTTCTATCCTTTTACGCTTTTTGTATTCTTAAGCATGATTTTTTGCGGAGTTTCTCGCGTAAACACCTTATTCCATCTTGCACTCGGGCTATTTATCATTGCCACAATTGTCAGCAATGAATTCAGAGTCCGTTTTATCAACGACCGTACCTTTCTTCCCGCTCTGGGCATTACCGGTGCCTTTTTAATATATTTTTCACTTTCGAATCTTTGGGCGGAGTCGTCTCAGGTAAGCTCTGCCTTAACACATTCATTTTATTTATTTATTTTCATATGTCTTTACCGTCAGTGTGAATTGCATGGAAAGAAAAAATTCGTCATTGGCGCAGCTTATGCAGGTATTGTCGCACTCGCCATACTCACCCTGATTTATGTTGATAAAGCGAACATTTTCAATAACAGACTTTCGAATGCCTTCCCTTATGCACCTGACAATGTGATTGATCTCGGTGGATACATGGCGTTAGGAATTTTATTAAGCGCGATACTGGTGCGTGAAACTCGTAATGTCTGGTTTTATCTTCCCGTCCCGTTGCTGCTGGCCTGCTTAATTTTGACTCAAAGCCGCGGGCCATTCCTTTCACTCGTGGTAGCAGCGACAGTGGCGTTTCTTTGTAAACCAAAGTGGAATGTTAAGCTGCTGCTGGGTTCGGTAGTTATATTGCTATTAATTGGTCTCGCTTTCTATTTTAGCGGCTCGATAGATATATTTATTAATCGGGCAGAAGAGTCTTCTCGTGCAGGAAGCGTGCGTTTTGGCATCTGGCAACACGCCGTTGAAGTGGCAAAACAGAAAGCGATTTTCGGATGGGGCTTCAACAAGGAGCTTCAGTTCATTAACGGCTATGGGCAGACCGTTTCCACAACGCACAGCCTCTATTTAGCTACCTTCCTTAAGGGAGGGATCGTGGGGCTTCTGCTACTCGCCGGTATGATTTTATACGCCGCCAGACAGTCTCTTCGCCACCTCGCAGCCGACCATAAGGCGGAGATCGCTGTCCTTGTCTTCGCGCTGATGTTCTATATCACCCAGGGTATGTTTATTATCAGTAATCCACGGGAATATTGGGTACTGTTCTGGCTGCCTTTCGCCATTATTTTCAGCGCCCCCGTTAAAACGCTGCTGCAAAAATAA